Proteins encoded in a region of the Cygnus olor isolate bCygOlo1 chromosome 4, bCygOlo1.pri.v2, whole genome shotgun sequence genome:
- the STAP1 gene encoding signal-transducing adaptor protein 1 isoform X1 codes for MEQPVETPQPAPRRISQERQRITGLPLYFQGYLSVRHLKSQEFRVYWTELRGTVLFFYDDKKAPTYSQKLDISALTSATSIYPNENDSSQFILTLSNEELEVKADNCEYGKEWKGFILTVAKLSVPPDELLLPEQLRRMHEVLEKEKKRRIMLDDCSSASLNNESLPSKNDSSTATAMPACFYAVSRKEATEMLEKNPSCGNLILRPGSDSKNYAITVRHGLNVPCIKHYRVMSKETSYIIELERKVSLASLQDVINYFVTQTQGNLKPFVMETCHNALQMAHSSESKTRKSPAEGQRHKEELTGTPLLQLS; via the exons ATGGAGCAGCCTGTAGAAACTCCTCAGCCAGCGCCCCGGCGAATCTCCCAGGAGAGACAGAGGATCACCGGTCTGCCGCTGTACTTCCAAGGTTACCTGTCAGTCCGGCACTTGAAATCCCAG GAATTTAGAGTGTATTGGACAGAACTGAGAGGAACTGTGCTCTTCTTTTATGATGATAAGAAAGCACCAACA TACTCACAGAAGCTAGATATATCAGCTTTGACCTCAGCAACCAGTATTTATCCAAATGAAAATGACTCGTCACAGTTCATCCTGACACTGTCAAATGAGGAACTAGAAGTGAag GCTGATAACTGTGAATATGGAAAAGAATGGAAGGGTTTTATTCTCACCGTAGCAAAG TTGTCAGTTCCACCAGATGAGTTGTTACTACCTGAACAACTTAGGAGAATGCATGAAGtgctagagaaagaaaagaaaagaaggatcATGCTTGATGACTGTTCCAGCGCATCCCTGAATAACGAAAGCCTTCCCAGCAAGAACGACAGCAGTACAGCGACTGCTATGCCAGC CTGCTTCTATGCAGTATCTCGGAAAGAAGCGACAGAGATGTTGGAAAAGAATCCTTCGTGTGGGAATTTGATTCTGCGTCCTGGCAGCGACAGCAAGAACTATGCAATCACTGTCCGACATGGGCTGAA tgtCCCGTGCATAAAACACTACAGAGTGATGTCTAAAGAAACAAGTTACATTATTGAATTGGAAAGAAAG gTGTCACTTGCAAGTCTTCAGGATGTCATCAATTACTTTGTGACCCAAACCCAAGGAAACCTGAAACCATTTGTCATGGAGACATGCCACAATGCTCTGCAGATGGCCCACagttctgaaagcaaaacacgGAAAAGTCCTGCTGAAGGACAGAGGCACAAGGAGGAGCTTACAGGAACTCCACTATTACAGCTAAGCTGA
- the STAP1 gene encoding signal-transducing adaptor protein 1 isoform X2 gives MEQPVETPQPAPRRISQERQRITGLPLYFQGYLSVRHLKSQYSQKLDISALTSATSIYPNENDSSQFILTLSNEELEVKADNCEYGKEWKGFILTVAKLSVPPDELLLPEQLRRMHEVLEKEKKRRIMLDDCSSASLNNESLPSKNDSSTATAMPACFYAVSRKEATEMLEKNPSCGNLILRPGSDSKNYAITVRHGLNVPCIKHYRVMSKETSYIIELERKVSLASLQDVINYFVTQTQGNLKPFVMETCHNALQMAHSSESKTRKSPAEGQRHKEELTGTPLLQLS, from the exons ATGGAGCAGCCTGTAGAAACTCCTCAGCCAGCGCCCCGGCGAATCTCCCAGGAGAGACAGAGGATCACCGGTCTGCCGCTGTACTTCCAAGGTTACCTGTCAGTCCGGCACTTGAAATCCCAG TACTCACAGAAGCTAGATATATCAGCTTTGACCTCAGCAACCAGTATTTATCCAAATGAAAATGACTCGTCACAGTTCATCCTGACACTGTCAAATGAGGAACTAGAAGTGAag GCTGATAACTGTGAATATGGAAAAGAATGGAAGGGTTTTATTCTCACCGTAGCAAAG TTGTCAGTTCCACCAGATGAGTTGTTACTACCTGAACAACTTAGGAGAATGCATGAAGtgctagagaaagaaaagaaaagaaggatcATGCTTGATGACTGTTCCAGCGCATCCCTGAATAACGAAAGCCTTCCCAGCAAGAACGACAGCAGTACAGCGACTGCTATGCCAGC CTGCTTCTATGCAGTATCTCGGAAAGAAGCGACAGAGATGTTGGAAAAGAATCCTTCGTGTGGGAATTTGATTCTGCGTCCTGGCAGCGACAGCAAGAACTATGCAATCACTGTCCGACATGGGCTGAA tgtCCCGTGCATAAAACACTACAGAGTGATGTCTAAAGAAACAAGTTACATTATTGAATTGGAAAGAAAG gTGTCACTTGCAAGTCTTCAGGATGTCATCAATTACTTTGTGACCCAAACCCAAGGAAACCTGAAACCATTTGTCATGGAGACATGCCACAATGCTCTGCAGATGGCCCACagttctgaaagcaaaacacgGAAAAGTCCTGCTGAAGGACAGAGGCACAAGGAGGAGCTTACAGGAACTCCACTATTACAGCTAAGCTGA